In Natronomonas halophila, one DNA window encodes the following:
- a CDS encoding acyl-CoA dehydrogenase family protein, producing MSFKLNAEHEAIREAVREFGQEEIAPVAREHDESQEYPEDLRRQAAELDFVSPHIPVEYGGAGMDAIGRTIVTEELWRADPGIGSAIGSAGFGSSMIVEYGDEWMKEEWLPKIASGESASCSCISEPAHGSNVAGIETHAEKDGDEYVLNGNKMWITNGTVADVAVVMTKTDPDAEPPHRGITAFLVPTDKDGFKPTKINNKLGIRASDLAEVVIDDVRVPEENIIGEKNKGFYQLMDFFASGRTSVASQAVGAAQGALDAAIDYANDREQFGQKIKEFQAIEHKIADMATNLEAARSLTYRAASHVEEDKDDTAVRLASMAKLFASENAVDIADEAIQVHGGAGYVSDHPVERIYRDARITKIYEGTSEIQKNIISDRLL from the coding sequence ATGTCCTTTAAGCTCAACGCTGAGCACGAGGCGATTCGTGAGGCTGTCCGCGAGTTCGGACAGGAAGAAATAGCGCCCGTCGCCCGTGAACACGACGAAAGTCAGGAGTATCCCGAGGACCTGCGCCGGCAGGCTGCGGAACTGGATTTCGTCTCCCCGCACATCCCCGTCGAATACGGCGGCGCGGGCATGGACGCCATCGGCCGCACCATCGTCACCGAGGAACTGTGGCGTGCGGACCCCGGCATCGGCTCGGCCATCGGCTCGGCCGGCTTCGGTTCCTCGATGATCGTGGAGTACGGTGACGAGTGGATGAAAGAGGAGTGGCTGCCGAAAATCGCCAGCGGCGAATCGGCATCCTGTTCCTGTATCTCCGAGCCGGCCCACGGCTCGAACGTCGCCGGCATCGAAACCCACGCCGAGAAGGACGGCGACGAGTACGTCCTCAACGGTAACAAGATGTGGATTACCAACGGCACCGTCGCCGACGTCGCGGTCGTCATGACCAAGACCGACCCCGACGCGGAGCCGCCACACCGCGGTATCACCGCCTTCCTCGTCCCCACCGACAAGGACGGCTTCAAGCCGACGAAAATCAACAACAAGCTCGGTATCCGCGCATCGGACCTCGCGGAGGTCGTCATCGACGACGTGCGCGTCCCCGAGGAGAACATCATCGGCGAGAAGAACAAGGGATTCTACCAGCTGATGGACTTCTTCGCCTCCGGTCGAACCAGCGTCGCCTCCCAGGCGGTCGGCGCCGCACAGGGCGCGCTCGACGCGGCTATCGACTACGCCAACGACCGCGAGCAGTTCGGCCAGAAGATCAAGGAGTTCCAGGCTATCGAGCACAAGATCGCCGACATGGCGACGAACCTCGAAGCCGCCCGCTCGCTGACCTACCGTGCGGCCTCCCACGTCGAGGAGGACAAGGACGACACCGCCGTCCGCCTGGCCTCGATGGCGAAACTGTTCGCCTCCGAGAACGCCGTCGACATCGCCGACGAGGCGATTCAGGTACACGGCGGCGCGGGCTACGTCTCGGACCACCCCGTCGAGCGCATCTACCGTGACGCCCGTATCACGAAGATCTACGAGGGTACCAGCGAGATCCAGAAGAACATCATCTCCGACCGCCTCCTATGA
- a CDS encoding enoyl-CoA hydratase/isomerase family protein — protein MSDAATLDIEDGIATITLNRPDSRNALSSEMSGAIVDAVDEAEASDDVRCLVITGKEGTFCAGGDVNSMVELMSDQAELHEAVERIQHETSRAIQRIAEFHLPTIAKVDGVAYGAGANLAIAADITLASGDASISFGFRQVGLAVDTGTSYLLPREVGLSKAKELVFTGELLDADDAADLGLFNHVFEEDFEEQAAEFIDPIANGPTIALRNSKQALNQGFDASLKEALDNEASAQAAVFATDDHEEGATAFMEGREPDFKGE, from the coding sequence ATGAGTGACGCAGCGACCCTCGATATCGAGGACGGCATCGCGACGATTACGCTCAACCGCCCGGACAGCCGCAACGCGCTGTCCAGCGAGATGTCCGGCGCTATCGTCGATGCGGTCGACGAGGCCGAAGCCAGCGACGATGTGCGCTGTCTCGTCATCACGGGCAAGGAGGGCACCTTCTGTGCGGGCGGCGACGTCAACTCCATGGTCGAGTTGATGAGCGACCAGGCCGAACTCCACGAGGCCGTCGAACGCATCCAACACGAGACGAGCCGCGCCATCCAGCGCATCGCCGAGTTCCACCTGCCGACCATCGCGAAGGTCGACGGCGTCGCCTATGGTGCGGGCGCGAACCTCGCTATCGCCGCGGACATCACGCTTGCTTCGGGCGACGCGAGCATCTCCTTCGGCTTCCGGCAGGTCGGCCTCGCCGTCGACACGGGCACCTCCTACCTGCTGCCCCGCGAAGTCGGCCTCAGCAAGGCCAAGGAACTGGTCTTCACCGGCGAACTGCTTGACGCGGACGACGCCGCGGACCTCGGCCTCTTCAACCACGTCTTCGAGGAGGACTTCGAGGAACAGGCCGCGGAGTTCATCGACCCCATCGCGAACGGCCCGACCATCGCGCTCCGGAACTCGAAGCAGGCTCTCAACCAGGGCTTCGACGCCTCGCTGAAGGAGGCCCTCGACAACGAGGCGTCCGCGCAGGCGGCCGTTTTCGCGACCGACGACCACGAGGAGGGCGCGACCGCCTTCATGGAAGGCCGCGAACCCGACTTCAAGGGAGAATAG
- a CDS encoding ABC transporter ATP-binding protein has product MSDPLLEIANLDVYYGKTQALDDVSLSVDRGEIVGVIGPNGAGKTTMLDTVAGLLDFEGSINYHDQDVAAVSSQQLIEDGLVYCTEDRDLFPFFTVEQNLLMGAQFRDDREAVKEDLQMVYDLFPRLDERREQEAETMSGGEQQMLAVGRALMSDPELLMLDEPTLGLAPVIIDDISDAIERLLDEGLTILLVEQNSTFALRHAERLYLIENGRIELSGTAEEFKESEYVRDAYIGVT; this is encoded by the coding sequence ATGAGCGACCCACTACTCGAAATAGCAAACCTCGACGTATACTACGGGAAGACCCAAGCGCTCGACGACGTCTCGTTGTCGGTCGACCGCGGCGAAATCGTCGGCGTCATCGGCCCGAACGGGGCCGGCAAGACGACGATGCTGGATACGGTTGCCGGCCTCCTCGATTTCGAGGGGTCGATAAACTACCACGACCAGGACGTCGCGGCCGTATCGAGCCAACAACTCATCGAGGACGGCCTCGTCTACTGTACGGAAGACCGGGACCTCTTCCCGTTCTTCACCGTCGAGCAGAACCTGCTGATGGGCGCGCAGTTCCGCGACGACCGCGAGGCGGTCAAAGAGGACCTCCAGATGGTCTACGACCTCTTTCCCCGCCTTGACGAGCGTCGCGAGCAGGAAGCCGAAACCATGTCCGGCGGCGAACAGCAGATGCTCGCCGTCGGCCGCGCGCTGATGAGCGACCCCGAACTGCTGATGCTCGACGAACCGACGCTCGGGTTGGCGCCGGTCATCATCGACGACATCAGCGACGCCATCGAGCGACTGCTCGACGAGGGCCTGACCATCCTGCTGGTCGAGCAGAACTCGACGTTCGCGCTGCGACACGCCGAACGCCTCTATCTAATCGAGAACGGCCGCATCGAACTCTCCGGGACCGCCGAGGAGTTCAAGGAAAGCGAGTACGTCCGCGACGCCTACATCGGCGTCACATAG
- a CDS encoding ABC transporter ATP-binding protein: MSILEIDGLTKRFGGLVAVDDLSFDVEEGEILGLIGPNGSGKSTVFNCTMGIYDVTDGHVRFDGADITELDTHEIVNQGLSRVSQESNPIDILPVAGNIKLFTLPNSITSLHGGASDEEIAGYAKRVDIDDVLHETPDELPHADVRRLEIAKALATEPSMMLLDEPFAGMNQAEIRKLSDQIERLREEGMTMVVVDHNMSSLMELVDRVVVLHNGAKLAEGTPEEIANNEDVQEAYLSTEGDI, encoded by the coding sequence ATGAGCATCCTCGAAATCGACGGGCTGACCAAGCGGTTCGGCGGCCTCGTCGCAGTCGACGACCTCTCCTTCGACGTCGAGGAGGGCGAAATCCTCGGCCTCATCGGCCCGAACGGCTCCGGGAAGTCGACGGTGTTCAACTGTACGATGGGTATCTACGACGTGACCGACGGTCACGTCCGGTTCGACGGTGCGGATATCACCGAACTGGATACTCACGAAATCGTCAATCAGGGCCTCTCGCGGGTCTCCCAGGAGTCGAACCCCATCGACATCCTGCCCGTGGCCGGCAACATCAAGCTGTTCACGCTGCCGAACAGCATCACGTCGCTACACGGCGGTGCCTCCGACGAGGAAATCGCCGGCTACGCCAAGCGGGTCGACATCGACGACGTGCTCCACGAGACACCCGATGAGTTGCCGCACGCGGACGTGCGGCGACTCGAAATCGCCAAGGCGCTGGCGACGGAGCCGTCGATGATGCTGCTCGACGAGCCCTTTGCCGGCATGAATCAGGCGGAGATCCGCAAACTCTCCGACCAGATCGAACGGCTCCGCGAGGAGGGCATGACGATGGTCGTCGTCGACCACAACATGAGCAGTCTCATGGAGTTGGTCGACCGCGTCGTCGTCCTGCATAACGGCGCCAAACTCGCGGAAGGCACGCCAGAGGAGATCGCGAACAACGAGGACGTACAGGAAGCCTACCTCTCGACGGAGGGCGACATATGA